In one Cyanobacteria bacterium GSL.Bin1 genomic region, the following are encoded:
- a CDS encoding aminotransferase class V-fold PLP-dependent enzyme, with protein sequence MEEDEKTIAAKRDRLQKLLLDNIPSLVINGDTDSRLAGNLHISIPEIPNSAVIARIHDKLAISTGAACSSGVETPSHVLRAINLPEELIEGALRIGIGKFTTEEEIDQAAMILSEAAFKIRSLMAS encoded by the coding sequence ATGGAAGAAGATGAAAAGACTATTGCTGCTAAGCGCGATCGACTTCAGAAGCTACTGCTAGACAACATTCCTAGTTTAGTGATTAATGGAGATACAGATTCTCGTCTTGCAGGGAACTTACATATCTCTATTCCTGAAATTCCCAATAGTGCCGTTATCGCTAGAATACATGATAAGCTAGCTATTTCCACAGGTGCTGCTTGTTCATCAGGGGTAGAAACTCCTTCCCATGTACTACGGGCAATAAACTTACCAGAGGAATTGATTGAAGGGGCTTTACGAATCGGGATTGGTAAGTTTACAACTGAGGAAGAAATTGATCAGGCTGCTATGATTCTCTCTGAAGCTGCTTTCAAGATTCGATCTCTGATGGCTTCCTAA
- a CDS encoding AbrB/MazE/SpoVT family DNA-binding domain-containing protein produces the protein MNIAQITTDGTHQIVILPEDFQLGGTEVYIKKMGNAIVLIAKDNPWQSLFDSLEQFSDDFMTTRDQPSLDVRESF, from the coding sequence ATGAACATTGCCCAAATTACCACCGATGGCACTCATCAAATTGTGATCTTACCTGAAGACTTTCAACTAGGGGGGACTGAGGTTTACATTAAAAAAATGGGTAACGCGATCGTTCTGATTGCCAAAGATAACCCCTGGCAATCTCTGTTTGATAGCTTAGAACAATTCTCTGACGATTTCATGACCACTAGAGATCAGCCTTCCCTTGATGTTCGAGAGAGTTTCTAG